Proteins from a genomic interval of Dunckerocampus dactyliophorus isolate RoL2022-P2 chromosome 5, RoL_Ddac_1.1, whole genome shotgun sequence:
- the LOC129181260 gene encoding chromatin remodeling regulator CECR2 isoform X4: MSQGCTVSVEEVQSWWEVPAIAHFCSLFRAAFNLPDFEIEELEKALSEQDLNFLGDLIACLLQGCYQRTDITPKSFGRYLDDIISYRWELEEGKPNPLRDEPFENLPPRTQIELLHRLCDYRLDAADVFDLLKGLDADSLRVEPLGQDGNGALYWYFYGTRMYKEEPLKRKADKISETPDVTLPEKRKRGRPPKKKRLEDTDLRCGAGFETNFLTDTSESESEENLENGLDDLPPPKGYKRGTWSLVCDTEEEWVSLAESVKDKASPQDRQLYRVISQNFLPEIRSMIEHKEREQKQKLEDPTLFRTSERYSEKHLNQAEEDNVKATVELEKRKDEELDRQVLLAEQRREEERLQQQERQREKMEKIKAVEERAKRRKMREEKAWLLSQGKDLPPELLNLEPSSPVLRTRRTKEFYEMEDDYTGLYKVLEALKAHKDAWPFLEPVDDSYAPNYHDIIQTPMDLSTIEKKFNDGEYVSKEEFISDVKLMFENCIEYNGEDSEYTLMAESLERCFNRALLKHLPSEDGDTDEEFHISKEDKERKEKKRNRGSKHLGPESLIKAAEDVQRKRSVLEGKGKTPSEDQVSKLVQQCPPPHWGNHPPHYYSMSLSQQHHHKGHSRGIYQHLHRPPGPPGPHGPHMYAHRMGMDPRFAYPGHIPRHGDPNLNRLPHSFNMQHCMVEGPHMDHRYPMGPDTNQPPHQQQHHPYMGPTHGPSLGPRPLALQLRPPPEASIYPSHHRPEGHTMHPMGNRLSGPEGPQQPNYTGLRPSSMGLSNMWTSMNHQHPDRPSGMHMPDPNVVNQHNLSYGGVPPPVGHKPWPEAAGYPHPPPSAQCQMSSVVSSPGPMPQRPPLSHSDSSSKTRLTSMLESPEMLALQQLSASSGPPAGSPHQHMGHFQQPRPPSVFGSLPTQLSQRPPPAAEVQLLCSATDNGPDSQSSPQADMQPKGTSETPQPLLSETSPNITVSANQDHPSIPKPTEQHSGLSRGLHSPCSPDFRSPQDFMPGDKQGRAECPKQNVDCQNQNNGSAPVPLHFNASNNSSTDAIIPNAAQSSPQQMTRSPALHQSISPSLNTISESNPPYNPNAHQRHSTQEAINVTSRGHHQDSPSKIQNMTLLQPPHLVTQSDSPQCPTPSSFMPHGASQGAQPGHPQPAPLTSLPPSHPTLHLPSQPSPAEHGDQRPSEPTSRPEPEGPHVIKFGPSDGAYKSQVFSPSQGQPQMMSSNQSMQTDSGGAPAHNTVMTLHSQGQVNGAMGPYSIKNPLHPQYSQANLTRPISHSVHHPYHNRSLNSLHNSQDHPSYHQHQRNAFSYHMPGHQHHQAHANMYPAPPFQQEQYYPRPQGHNLANSRGGYTPEHWPRSHYQPQKPMPPMAYLPVCSAKGNGQVSESLVSPTGSEGSTGVSLVSPGPVSEAGSLPGGLEDRKHESRSSCSDSPGKCSRSRGSLEQPESPKEILDLDSHNAAAHHRSTQPHMPHGFMYDPRTIHVGMQPGGAPPSHLVPQGSGAGNRTLYTRPPYPNPGRYAAQRPHPHLMEALQRPQQLPFSPGQMRLSMFPRPVGHFQGMMIQQRGLASEHFQHPGPQIMTAPGGSSSKQGV, from the exons GAATTGGAGAAGGCTCTTTCAGAGCAGGACTTGAACTTCCTTGGTGACCTTATTGCTTGTCTGCTGCAGGGATGTTACCAGCGCACTGATATCAC GCCCAAGTCCTTTGGCCGCTACctggatgacatcatcagctACAGGTGGGAACTGGAAGAGGGGAAGCCCAACCCACTTCGAGATGAACCCTTCGAAAATCTGCCCCCTCGCACTCAGATTGAATTGCTGCACAGACTCTGCGACTACCGCCTGGATGCTGCTGATGTGTTTGACCTGCTAAAG GGACTGGATGCAGACAGTCTGAGAGTAGAACCACTAGGGCAAGATGGGAATGGAGCCCTCTACTGGTATTTTTACGGCACTCGTATGTACAAAGAAGAGCCACTCAAAAGAAAAGCGGACAAAATCAG TGAAACCCCTGATGTAACTTTAccagagaaaaggaaaagggGAAGACCACCAAAGAAGAAAAGATTAGAAGATACTGATCTAAG ATGCGGAGCTGGATTTGAAACCAACTTTCTAACAGACACATC TGAGTCAGAAAGTGAAGAGAATTTGGAAAATGGTCTGGATGATCTACCTCCTCCTAAAG GCTATAAGCGAGGCACTTGGTCCCTTGTGTGCGATACAGAGGAAGAGTGGGTCAGCTTGGCAGAAAGCGTAAAGGATAAAGCATCTCCACAAGACCGCCAACTTTACCGTGTCATCAGCCAGAATTTTTTGCCTGAGATACGCAGCATGATTGAACACAAG GAGCGTGAGCAGAAACAGAAGCTTGAAGATCCAACCCTGTTCCGTACATCAGAACGATACTCTGAAAAACACTTGAACCAGGCGGAGGAG GATAACGTGAAGGCCACGGTGGAGTTGGAGAAGAGAAAAGATGAAGAGCTGGACAGGCAGGTCCTGCTGGCCGAACAGCGGCGAGAAGAGGAAAGGCTTCAGCAGCAAGAAAGACAgcgagagaagatggaaaagaTCAAAGCTGTTGAAG AGCGAGCAAAAAGGAGGAAAATGAGAGAGGAAAAGGCCTGGCTGCTGTCTCAGGGAAAAGACCTTCCGCCAGAACTTCTGAATTTGGAGCCTTCTTCACCAGTCCTCAGAACACGGAGGACTAAAGAGTT CTACGAGATGGAAGATGACTACACGGGTTTATACAAAG TGCTGGAGGCCTTGAAAGCTCATAAAGATGCCTGGCCTTTCTTAGAACCTGTGGATGACTCCTATGCCCCCAATTACCATGACATCATCCAG ACTCCCATGGACCTTTCTACCATTGAGAAGAAATTCAATGATGGAGAGTATGTTTCCAAGGAGGAGTTTATTTCTGACGTGAAGCTCATGTTTGAAAACTGCATTGAGTACAATGGAGAAGACAGTG AGTACACTCTGATGGCAGAGTCTCTGGAGCGCTGTTTTAACCGGGCCCTGTTAAAACACTTGCCATCAGAGGATGGCGACACTGATGAGGAATTTCACATCAGCAAAGAAGACAAGGAGCGCAAGGAGAAAAAGCGCAATCGTGGCAGTAAACACTTGGGGCCAGAAAGTTTGATCAAGGCCGCCGAGGACGTCCAACGTAAACGAAGTGTCCTGGAAGGCAAAGGCAAAACGCCATCAGAGGACCAGGTTAGCAAGTTGGTACAACAATGTCCGCCACCACACTGGGGCAACCACCCCCCTCACTACTACAGCATGTCTTTGAGCCAGCAACACCATCACAAAGGACACAGCAGGGGAATTTACCAACAC TTACACCGTCCTCCTGGGCCCCCTGGTCCTCATGGTCCACACATGTATGCTCATAGAATGGGCATGGATCCTCGCTTCGCCTACCCAGGTCACATTCCCAGGCATGGAGACCCCAACTTGAACCGTTTGCCACACAGCTTTAACATGCAG CATTGCATGGTTGAAGGACCTCATATGGACCATAGATATCCAATGGGCCCTGACACCAACCAGCCTCcccaccagcagcagcaccaccCTTATATGGGTCCAACCCATGGCCCATCTCTGGGCCCCCGTCCTTTGGCCCTTCAACTTAGACCTCCTCCTGAAGCCAGTATATACCCATCGCACCACCGTCCAGAGGGCCACACAATGCACCCAATGGGTAACCGATTATCAGGACCTGAAGGACCTCAGCAGCCTAACTACACTGGATTGAGGCCTTCTAGTATGGGGCTGTCTAACATGTGGACTAGTATGAATCACCAGCATCCAGACAGACCCAGTGGAATGCACATGCCTGACCCTAATGTGGTCAACCAGCACAATTTAAGTTATGGTGGCGTCCCACCTCCAGTGGGACACAAACCATGGCCAGAAGCTGCTGGATATCCCCATCCTCCCCCCAGTGCCCAATGCCAAATGTCTTCAGTAGTTAGTTCCCCAGGGCCCATGCCACAACGCCCCCCGTTAAGCCACTCAGACTCCTCTAGCAAGACACGACTGACTTCGATGCTGGAAAGTCCAGAGATGCTGGCTCTGCAGCAGCTGTCAGCCTCTTCTGGACCCCCTGCTGGCTCCCCCCATCAGCACATGGGCCACTTTCAGCAGCCCAGGCCCCCATCAGTTTTTGGCAGCCTCCCAACTCAACTCTCTCAGCGGCCTCCCCCTGCTGCTGAGGTTCAGCTGCTGTGTTCTGCCACAGACAATGGGCCAGACAGCCAGTCTTCCCCACAGGCAGACATGCAGCCAAAAG gcACATCAGAAACCCCTCAACCCCTTTTAAGTGAAACTTCACCAAACATCACAGTTTCAGCTAACCAAGATCACCCGTCCATTCCAAAACCCACAGAACAACACAGCGGGCTATCACGGGGATTACACAGCCCCTGTAGCCCTGACTTCAGAAGTCCTCAGGATTTTATGCCAGGGGATAAACAAGGCAGAGCAGAGTGCCCTAAGCAGAACGTAGATTGCCAAAATCAAAATAATGGTTCCGCCCCTGTGCCCTTGCACTTCAACGCAAGTAATAACAGTTCCACAGATGCCATCATACCTAACGCAGCTCAGAGTAGTCCTCAACAGATGACCCGGAGCCCTGCACTTCACCAGAGTATATCACCATCCTTGAATACCATTTCTGAAAGCAACCCACCATATAACCCTAATGCGCATCAGCGACATTCAACCCAAGAAGCTATAAATGTGACATCTCGAGGCCACCATCAGGACTCTCCTTCCAAGATCCAGAACATGACACTACTGCAACCTCCTCATCTTGTCACCCAAAGCGACTCCCCACAATGTCCCACACCGAGCAGCTTTATGCCACATGGTGCCTCTCAGGGAGCCCAGCCTGGACACCCTCAACCAGCTCCTCTCACCTCTCTGCCCCCCAGCCACCCTACCCTACACTTACCATCCCAACCCAGCCCAGCAGAGCACGGAGATCAAAGACCTTCTGAGCCTACTAGTAGGCCAGAGCCAGAAGGTCCACATGTGATCAAATTTGGGCCTTCAGATGGTGCTTATAAATCGCAGGTCTTTAGTCCCAGCCAGGGTCAACCTCAGATGATGAGTAGTAACCAAAGTATGCAAACAGATAGTGGTGGAGCACCTGCTCACAATACAGTCATGACTCTTCACTCCCAAGGACAGGTAAATGGAGCAATGGGTCCATACAGCATAAAGAATCCTTTACATCCACAGTACAGCCAGGCAAACCTGACCAGGCCCATTTCTCATTCTGTTCACCATCCATATCACAACCGGAGCCTCAACTCCCTCCACAATTCCCAAGACCACCCCAGCTATCACCAGCATCAAAGAAATGCCTTTTCCTATCACATGCCTGGCCATCAGCACCACCAGGCCCACGCCAACATGTATCCGGCTCCTCCATTCCAACAAGAACAATATTACCCCCGCCCACAAGGCCATAACCTGGCCAACAGTCGAGGGGGTTATACGCCAGAGCACTGGCCGCGGTCTCATTATCAGCCTCAGAAGCCAATGCCACCAATGGCCTACCTTCCTGTGTGCAGTGCCAAAGGCAACGGTCAGGTCAGTGAGAGTTTAGTGTCACCGACGGGCTCTGAGGGCTCAACTGGTGTGAGTTTGGTGTCCCCTGGGCCTGTGTCTGAAGCTGGTTCCCTCCCTGGAGGCTTGGAGGATAGAAAGCATGAAAGCAGAAGCAGTTGTAGCGATAGCCCAGGAAAGTGCAGTCGTTCTCGAGGGAGCTTGGAGCAACCTGAAAGTCCAAAAGAAATCCTGGACCTTGATAGCCACAATGCTGCTGCCCACCATCGCAGCACACAACCGCACATGCCACATGGCTTCATGTACGACCCTCGCACCATTCATGTTGGGATGCAGCCTGGTGGCGCTCCTCCCTCCCACTTGGTGCCTCAAGGCAGCGGCGCTGGAAACCGAACCCTATACACTAGGCCCCCATACCCAAATCCAGGACGTTATGCTGCACAGAGACCTCACCCACACCTAATGGAGGCCCTGCAGCGGCCTCAGCAACTGCCTTTCTCTCCCGGTCAGATGCGCCTGTCCATGTTCCCTCGCCCTGTTGGCCACTTTCAAGGCATGATGATTCAGCAGAGAGGCTTGGCATCTGAACACTTCCAGCACCCGGG GCCACAGATAATGACTGCACCTGGTGGTTCAAGCAGCAAACAAGGAGTGTGA
- the LOC129181260 gene encoding chromatin remodeling regulator CECR2 isoform X3: MELEKALSEQDLNFLGDLIACLLQGCYQRTDITPKSFGRYLDDIISYRWELEEGKPNPLRDEPFENLPPRTQIELLHRLCDYRLDAADVFDLLKFGHPWSRVCNCSPQLCRAHLGRVLVSLLQVAVIYQTFRVGCHGVCGLDADSLRVEPLGQDGNGALYWYFYGTRMYKEEPLKRKADKISETPDVTLPEKRKRGRPPKKKRLEDTDLRCGAGFETNFLTDTSESESEENLENGLDDLPPPKGYKRGTWSLVCDTEEEWVSLAESVKDKASPQDRQLYRVISQNFLPEIRSMIEHKEREQKQKLEDPTLFRTSERYSEKHLNQAEEDNVKATVELEKRKDEELDRQVLLAEQRREEERLQQQERQREKMEKIKAVEERAKRRKMREEKAWLLSQGKDLPPELLNLEPSSPVLRTRRTKEFYEMEDDYTGLYKVLEALKAHKDAWPFLEPVDDSYAPNYHDIIQTPMDLSTIEKKFNDGEYVSKEEFISDVKLMFENCIEYNGEDSEYTLMAESLERCFNRALLKHLPSEDGDTDEEFHISKEDKERKEKKRNRGSKHLGPESLIKAAEDVQRKRSVLEGKGKTPSEDQVSKLVQQCPPPHWGNHPPHYYSMSLSQQHHHKGHSRGIYQHLHRPPGPPGPHGPHMYAHRMGMDPRFAYPGHIPRHGDPNLNRLPHSFNMQHCMVEGPHMDHRYPMGPDTNQPPHQQQHHPYMGPTHGPSLGPRPLALQLRPPPEASIYPSHHRPEGHTMHPMGNRLSGPEGPQQPNYTGLRPSSMGLSNMWTSMNHQHPDRPSGMHMPDPNVVNQHNLSYGGVPPPVGHKPWPEAAGYPHPPPSAQCQMSSVVSSPGPMPQRPPLSHSDSSSKTRLTSMLESPEMLALQQLSASSGPPAGSPHQHMGHFQQPRPPSVFGSLPTQLSQRPPPAAEVQLLCSATDNGPDSQSSPQADMQPKGTSETPQPLLSETSPNITVSANQDHPSIPKPTEQHSGLSRGLHSPCSPDFRSPQDFMPGDKQGRAECPKQNVDCQNQNNGSAPVPLHFNASNNSSTDAIIPNAAQSSPQQMTRSPALHQSISPSLNTISESNPPYNPNAHQRHSTQEAINVTSRGHHQDSPSKIQNMTLLQPPHLVTQSDSPQCPTPSSFMPHGASQGAQPGHPQPAPLTSLPPSHPTLHLPSQPSPAEHGDQRPSEPTSRPEPEGPHVIKFGPSDGAYKSQVFSPSQGQPQMMSSNQSMQTDSGGAPAHNTVMTLHSQGQVNGAMGPYSIKNPLHPQYSQANLTRPISHSVHHPYHNRSLNSLHNSQDHPSYHQHQRNAFSYHMPGHQHHQAHANMYPAPPFQQEQYYPRPQGHNLANSRGGYTPEHWPRSHYQPQKPMPPMAYLPVCSAKGNGQVSESLVSPTGSEGSTGVSLVSPGPVSEAGSLPGGLEDRKHESRSSCSDSPGKCSRSRGSLEQPESPKEILDLDSHNAAAHHRSTQPHMPHGFMYDPRTIHVGMQPGGAPPSHLVPQGSGAGNRTLYTRPPYPNPGRYAAQRPHPHLMEALQRPQQLPFSPGQMRLSMFPRPVGHFQGMMIQQRGLASEHFQHPGPQIMTAPGGSSSKQGV; encoded by the exons ATG GAATTGGAGAAGGCTCTTTCAGAGCAGGACTTGAACTTCCTTGGTGACCTTATTGCTTGTCTGCTGCAGGGATGTTACCAGCGCACTGATATCAC GCCCAAGTCCTTTGGCCGCTACctggatgacatcatcagctACAGGTGGGAACTGGAAGAGGGGAAGCCCAACCCACTTCGAGATGAACCCTTCGAAAATCTGCCCCCTCGCACTCAGATTGAATTGCTGCACAGACTCTGCGACTACCGCCTGGATGCTGCTGATGTGTTTGACCTGCTAAAG tttgggcacccctggtctagagtaTGTAACTGTAGCCCACAGTTGTGCAGGGCCCATCTGGGAAGGGTTTTAGTCAGCCTTCTACAGGTTGCAGTCATCTACCAAACCTTCAGAGTTGGATGTCACGGTGTATGT GGACTGGATGCAGACAGTCTGAGAGTAGAACCACTAGGGCAAGATGGGAATGGAGCCCTCTACTGGTATTTTTACGGCACTCGTATGTACAAAGAAGAGCCACTCAAAAGAAAAGCGGACAAAATCAG TGAAACCCCTGATGTAACTTTAccagagaaaaggaaaagggGAAGACCACCAAAGAAGAAAAGATTAGAAGATACTGATCTAAG ATGCGGAGCTGGATTTGAAACCAACTTTCTAACAGACACATC TGAGTCAGAAAGTGAAGAGAATTTGGAAAATGGTCTGGATGATCTACCTCCTCCTAAAG GCTATAAGCGAGGCACTTGGTCCCTTGTGTGCGATACAGAGGAAGAGTGGGTCAGCTTGGCAGAAAGCGTAAAGGATAAAGCATCTCCACAAGACCGCCAACTTTACCGTGTCATCAGCCAGAATTTTTTGCCTGAGATACGCAGCATGATTGAACACAAG GAGCGTGAGCAGAAACAGAAGCTTGAAGATCCAACCCTGTTCCGTACATCAGAACGATACTCTGAAAAACACTTGAACCAGGCGGAGGAG GATAACGTGAAGGCCACGGTGGAGTTGGAGAAGAGAAAAGATGAAGAGCTGGACAGGCAGGTCCTGCTGGCCGAACAGCGGCGAGAAGAGGAAAGGCTTCAGCAGCAAGAAAGACAgcgagagaagatggaaaagaTCAAAGCTGTTGAAG AGCGAGCAAAAAGGAGGAAAATGAGAGAGGAAAAGGCCTGGCTGCTGTCTCAGGGAAAAGACCTTCCGCCAGAACTTCTGAATTTGGAGCCTTCTTCACCAGTCCTCAGAACACGGAGGACTAAAGAGTT CTACGAGATGGAAGATGACTACACGGGTTTATACAAAG TGCTGGAGGCCTTGAAAGCTCATAAAGATGCCTGGCCTTTCTTAGAACCTGTGGATGACTCCTATGCCCCCAATTACCATGACATCATCCAG ACTCCCATGGACCTTTCTACCATTGAGAAGAAATTCAATGATGGAGAGTATGTTTCCAAGGAGGAGTTTATTTCTGACGTGAAGCTCATGTTTGAAAACTGCATTGAGTACAATGGAGAAGACAGTG AGTACACTCTGATGGCAGAGTCTCTGGAGCGCTGTTTTAACCGGGCCCTGTTAAAACACTTGCCATCAGAGGATGGCGACACTGATGAGGAATTTCACATCAGCAAAGAAGACAAGGAGCGCAAGGAGAAAAAGCGCAATCGTGGCAGTAAACACTTGGGGCCAGAAAGTTTGATCAAGGCCGCCGAGGACGTCCAACGTAAACGAAGTGTCCTGGAAGGCAAAGGCAAAACGCCATCAGAGGACCAGGTTAGCAAGTTGGTACAACAATGTCCGCCACCACACTGGGGCAACCACCCCCCTCACTACTACAGCATGTCTTTGAGCCAGCAACACCATCACAAAGGACACAGCAGGGGAATTTACCAACAC TTACACCGTCCTCCTGGGCCCCCTGGTCCTCATGGTCCACACATGTATGCTCATAGAATGGGCATGGATCCTCGCTTCGCCTACCCAGGTCACATTCCCAGGCATGGAGACCCCAACTTGAACCGTTTGCCACACAGCTTTAACATGCAG CATTGCATGGTTGAAGGACCTCATATGGACCATAGATATCCAATGGGCCCTGACACCAACCAGCCTCcccaccagcagcagcaccaccCTTATATGGGTCCAACCCATGGCCCATCTCTGGGCCCCCGTCCTTTGGCCCTTCAACTTAGACCTCCTCCTGAAGCCAGTATATACCCATCGCACCACCGTCCAGAGGGCCACACAATGCACCCAATGGGTAACCGATTATCAGGACCTGAAGGACCTCAGCAGCCTAACTACACTGGATTGAGGCCTTCTAGTATGGGGCTGTCTAACATGTGGACTAGTATGAATCACCAGCATCCAGACAGACCCAGTGGAATGCACATGCCTGACCCTAATGTGGTCAACCAGCACAATTTAAGTTATGGTGGCGTCCCACCTCCAGTGGGACACAAACCATGGCCAGAAGCTGCTGGATATCCCCATCCTCCCCCCAGTGCCCAATGCCAAATGTCTTCAGTAGTTAGTTCCCCAGGGCCCATGCCACAACGCCCCCCGTTAAGCCACTCAGACTCCTCTAGCAAGACACGACTGACTTCGATGCTGGAAAGTCCAGAGATGCTGGCTCTGCAGCAGCTGTCAGCCTCTTCTGGACCCCCTGCTGGCTCCCCCCATCAGCACATGGGCCACTTTCAGCAGCCCAGGCCCCCATCAGTTTTTGGCAGCCTCCCAACTCAACTCTCTCAGCGGCCTCCCCCTGCTGCTGAGGTTCAGCTGCTGTGTTCTGCCACAGACAATGGGCCAGACAGCCAGTCTTCCCCACAGGCAGACATGCAGCCAAAAG gcACATCAGAAACCCCTCAACCCCTTTTAAGTGAAACTTCACCAAACATCACAGTTTCAGCTAACCAAGATCACCCGTCCATTCCAAAACCCACAGAACAACACAGCGGGCTATCACGGGGATTACACAGCCCCTGTAGCCCTGACTTCAGAAGTCCTCAGGATTTTATGCCAGGGGATAAACAAGGCAGAGCAGAGTGCCCTAAGCAGAACGTAGATTGCCAAAATCAAAATAATGGTTCCGCCCCTGTGCCCTTGCACTTCAACGCAAGTAATAACAGTTCCACAGATGCCATCATACCTAACGCAGCTCAGAGTAGTCCTCAACAGATGACCCGGAGCCCTGCACTTCACCAGAGTATATCACCATCCTTGAATACCATTTCTGAAAGCAACCCACCATATAACCCTAATGCGCATCAGCGACATTCAACCCAAGAAGCTATAAATGTGACATCTCGAGGCCACCATCAGGACTCTCCTTCCAAGATCCAGAACATGACACTACTGCAACCTCCTCATCTTGTCACCCAAAGCGACTCCCCACAATGTCCCACACCGAGCAGCTTTATGCCACATGGTGCCTCTCAGGGAGCCCAGCCTGGACACCCTCAACCAGCTCCTCTCACCTCTCTGCCCCCCAGCCACCCTACCCTACACTTACCATCCCAACCCAGCCCAGCAGAGCACGGAGATCAAAGACCTTCTGAGCCTACTAGTAGGCCAGAGCCAGAAGGTCCACATGTGATCAAATTTGGGCCTTCAGATGGTGCTTATAAATCGCAGGTCTTTAGTCCCAGCCAGGGTCAACCTCAGATGATGAGTAGTAACCAAAGTATGCAAACAGATAGTGGTGGAGCACCTGCTCACAATACAGTCATGACTCTTCACTCCCAAGGACAGGTAAATGGAGCAATGGGTCCATACAGCATAAAGAATCCTTTACATCCACAGTACAGCCAGGCAAACCTGACCAGGCCCATTTCTCATTCTGTTCACCATCCATATCACAACCGGAGCCTCAACTCCCTCCACAATTCCCAAGACCACCCCAGCTATCACCAGCATCAAAGAAATGCCTTTTCCTATCACATGCCTGGCCATCAGCACCACCAGGCCCACGCCAACATGTATCCGGCTCCTCCATTCCAACAAGAACAATATTACCCCCGCCCACAAGGCCATAACCTGGCCAACAGTCGAGGGGGTTATACGCCAGAGCACTGGCCGCGGTCTCATTATCAGCCTCAGAAGCCAATGCCACCAATGGCCTACCTTCCTGTGTGCAGTGCCAAAGGCAACGGTCAGGTCAGTGAGAGTTTAGTGTCACCGACGGGCTCTGAGGGCTCAACTGGTGTGAGTTTGGTGTCCCCTGGGCCTGTGTCTGAAGCTGGTTCCCTCCCTGGAGGCTTGGAGGATAGAAAGCATGAAAGCAGAAGCAGTTGTAGCGATAGCCCAGGAAAGTGCAGTCGTTCTCGAGGGAGCTTGGAGCAACCTGAAAGTCCAAAAGAAATCCTGGACCTTGATAGCCACAATGCTGCTGCCCACCATCGCAGCACACAACCGCACATGCCACATGGCTTCATGTACGACCCTCGCACCATTCATGTTGGGATGCAGCCTGGTGGCGCTCCTCCCTCCCACTTGGTGCCTCAAGGCAGCGGCGCTGGAAACCGAACCCTATACACTAGGCCCCCATACCCAAATCCAGGACGTTATGCTGCACAGAGACCTCACCCACACCTAATGGAGGCCCTGCAGCGGCCTCAGCAACTGCCTTTCTCTCCCGGTCAGATGCGCCTGTCCATGTTCCCTCGCCCTGTTGGCCACTTTCAAGGCATGATGATTCAGCAGAGAGGCTTGGCATCTGAACACTTCCAGCACCCGGG GCCACAGATAATGACTGCACCTGGTGGTTCAAGCAGCAAACAAGGAGTGTGA